A section of the Triticum dicoccoides isolate Atlit2015 ecotype Zavitan chromosome 7A, WEW_v2.0, whole genome shotgun sequence genome encodes:
- the LOC119331205 gene encoding UDP-glycosyltransferase 73C5-like gives MAASELHFLLVPLVAQGHIIPMVDLARLIAARGPRVTVLTTPVNAARNRPAVEGAARAGLRVDLAELPFPGPRFGLPEGLENADQMVDQTMYVKFFQAIWGMAEPLEEYVRALPRRPDCLVADSCNPWTAGVCAALGVPRLVMHCPSAYFLLAVHILAKHGVYDRVGGDDMEEFEVPDFPVPAVGNTATFRGFFQWPGVEKEQRDVLDAEASADGLLVNTFRGIEGLFVDAYAAALGRRTWAVGPTCASSLGDADAKAGRGNRADVDAGHVVSWLDARPPASVLYISFGSIAKLPAKQVAELARGLEASGRPFVWAIKEAKADAAVQALLDDEGFQERVKDRGLLVRGWAPQVTILSHPAAGGFLTHCGWNATLEAISHGVPALTWPNFADQFCSERLLVDVLGVGVRSGVKLPVMNVPAEAEGVQVTSGDVEKVVAELMDGGPEGAARRTRAKKLAAEARAAMEEGGSSCTDLEDMIRHVSELSRKRSHEYGWGTSSTSLLSAAAELGVGSKSGAKKMEADAALSVHS, from the coding sequence ATGGCGGCGTCGGAGCTGCACTTCCTGCTGGTGCCGCTGGTGGCGCAGGGCCACATCATCCCGATGGTGGACCTGGCGCGCCTCATCGCCGCGCGCGGGCCGCGGGTCACCGTGCTCACCACGCCCGTCAACGCCGCGCGCAACAGGCCGGCCGTCGAGGGCGCCGCCAGGGCCGGCCTGCGGGTCGACCTCGCCGAGCTGCCCTTCCCCGGCCCGCGCTTCGGGCTGCCGGAGGGGCTGGAGAACGCCGACCAGATGGTCGACCAGACCATGTACGTCAAGTTCTTCCAGGCCATCTGGGGCATGGCCGAGCCGCTGGAGGAGTACGTCCGCGCGCTGCCACGCCGCCCCGACTGCCTCGTCGCCGACTCCTGCAACCCGTGGACGGCCGGCGTGTGCGCCGCCCTCGGCGTCCCCAGGCTGGTCATGCACTGCCCCTCCGCCTACTTCCTCCTCGCCGTGCACATCCTGGCCAAGCACGGCGTGTACGACCGCGTCGGCGGCGACGACATGGAGGAGTTCGAGGTGCCGGACTTCCCCGTGCCCGCCGTGGGGAACACGGCCACGTTCCGGGGCTTCTTCCAGTGGCCCGGCGTGGAGAAGGAGCAGCGCGACGTGCTCGACGCCGAGGCCTCCGCCGACGGCCTGCTCGTCAACACGTTCCGCGGCATCGAGGGCCTCTTCGTCGACGCCTACGCGGCGGCGCTCGGCCGGAGGACGTGGGCCGTCGGGCCGACGTGCGCCTCCAGCTTGGGCGACGCCGATGCCAAGGCCGGCCGCGGCAACCGCGCCGACGTCGACGCCGGCCACGTCGTCTCGTGGCTCGACGCCCGGCCGCCGGCGTCCGTGCTCTACATCAGCTTCGGCAGCATCGCGAAGCTGCCGGCGAAGCAGGTCGCCGAGCTCGCGCGCGGCCTGGAGGCGTCGGGGCGGCCGTTCGTGTGGGCCATCAAGGAGGCCAAGGCCGACGCCGCCGTGCAGGCGCTGCTCGACGACGAGGGGTTCCAGGAGCGGGTCAAGGACAGGGGCCTCCTCGTCCGGGGCTGGGCGCCGCAGGTGACCATCCTGTcgcacccggcggcgggcgggttcCTGACGCACTGCGGCTGGAACGCGACGCTGGAGGCCATCTCCCACGGCGTGCCGGCGCTGACGTGGCCCAACTTCGCCGACCAGTTCTGCAGCGAGCGGCTGCTCGTGGACGTGCTGGGCGTCGGCGTCAGGTCCGGCGTCAAGCTGCCCGTCATGAACGTGCCCGCGGAGGCCGAGGGCGTCCAGGTCACCAGCGGCGACGTGGAGAAGGTGGTCGCCGAGCTGATGGACGGCGGGCCGGAGGGGGCCGCGAGGAGGACCAGGGCCAAGAAGCTCGCCGCAGaggcccgcgcggccatggaggaagGCGGGTCGTCGTGCACCGACCTGGAGGACATGATCCGCCACGTATCGGAGCTGTCGAGGAAGAGGAGCCACGAGTACGGATGGGGCACGAGCTCGACGTCCCTGCTTTCCGCGGCGGCGGAGCTTGGAGTTGGAAGCAAGAGCGGCGCCAAGAAGATGGAAGCCGACGCTGCGTTGTCAGTGCACTCCTGA